One part of the Eucalyptus grandis isolate ANBG69807.140 chromosome 10, ASM1654582v1, whole genome shotgun sequence genome encodes these proteins:
- the LOC108959574 gene encoding uncharacterized protein LOC108959574, with amino-acid sequence MRLEQALGLRMSLRHTMMRTRQVMTLAGGICFPPFPPLQAPPPHGLRGLGNSLTVHALKAMPAKEKPNLVFLMETKNSAVKLTDIQRRLHFTNAYVINPVGLAGGLAVLWNDQVLNDCALMELESKGCRFTWMNNREGDELVLKAMTSTYFAELYTTVGYRDYGPVLAQCPQVVTAEMNAKLLESISLEEVRQATFQLGTNKAPGPDGFNGLFYQTHWEVIKSDLHLLVQNFFGSGRLPTNLNQTVIALIPKTPHPESLDQYRPISLCNFAYKIISKVLANRLKPWLPNLISMEQSAFMNGRQIQDNILVVQEVIHQFKTRKRTSKFHAILKTDMKKAYDRVEWDFLNAYLLRLGFHPRWVHLILQCITTTSYSVRFNGELLPFFHPTRGLRQGDPLSPYIFILLANVFSTMISQAVDMGQLKGIKLNRWCPTLSHLFFADDAMFFLDANIMECQNLANILNQYCMATGQALNRNKSGIIFSKNCPFGLQENLASEFRVPVLQNYGKYLGIPSDWGRSKKEMFSWLLGRVQAKLEGWKEKFISKGGKEILIKSVIQAIPHYAMSIFKLPLSLCKTIEKSIARFWWKNDQNKAGIHWKRWEILRKSKNEGGLGFRDLVEFNKAMLGKQAWRLLQQPQALWSKIFKGLYYHSTDFQSANRGSRPSWGWQSLLVGRDAIIPHVRWSVGDGRQIRIREDCWLPRGVIGGPAAREEPQLVADLIDPIHNSWNTSLLTSFLDDQIVAEVLTIPVRPTLVDDQLVWTANKDGRHTVKSNYHALNSVNRTPNNSTASTSYRHPMILWKKIWTMRTVPKLRIFLWSVCQNAIASKDNLYRRHISSEPFCQINIDIQLSSVTRIEVWLTEKAESPNNSPALELIANVLWQIWRMRNSFIFRGDRPNPSLAAENALSQTRLYEVSLSSSSSRSTGKKQHSQIWHPPPPGTLKCNIDASFQPGSTHGSMASICRDQYGRLTDVYTAQFPATSALIAEFQALTFAVRHLLHQGLHQAPIMLESDCSTVVAAVTGEELPPWEARVLLAEATDSLSIFPNLVVRFCKREGNAVADWAAKAQLFNFSAQDWNIYPPYLLLDLVYADALASGCKLSKF; translated from the exons ATGAGGCTGGAGCAGGCATTGGGGCTGCGGATGAGCTTGCGCCACACCATGATGAGGACGAGGCAGGTCATGACGCTTGCTGGAGGCATCTGCTTCCCGCCCTTCCCGCCACTGCAGGCTCCGCCGCCCCACGGCCTTCGG GGATTGGGCAATTCCCTGACAGTTCACGCGCTTAAGGCCATGCCGGCCAAGGAAAAGCCCAATCTGGTATTTTTAATGGAGACGAAGAATAGTGCAGTGAAGCTGACTGATATTCAGCGTAGATTACACTTTACTAACGCTTATGTTATCAACCCTGTTGGTCTGGCGGGAGGTTTGGCGGTCCTTTGGAATGATCAG GTTCTCAATGATTGTGCTTTAATGGAATTGGAAAGTAAAGGGTGTCGGTTCACGTGGATGAATAACAGAGAGGGTGATGAACTG GTTTTGAAAGCTATGACATCCACCTATTTTGCTGAGTTATACACCACGGTGGGTTACCGAGATTACGGACCTGTTTTGGCTCAATGTCCGCAGGTGGTAACTGCGGAAATGAATGCAAAGCTGTTGGAATCAATATCCTTGGAGGAGGTTCGACAAGCTACATTTCAGTTGGGCACTAATAAGGCTCCTGGCCCTGATGGCTTTAATGGTTTGTTTTATCAGACTCACTGGGAGGTCATCAAATCAGATCTTCATCTTCTAGTACAGAATTTTTTCGGATCAGGCCGGTTGCCTACAAATCTAAACCAGACAGTTATCGCTTTGATCCCTAAGACGCCTCACCCAGAAAGCCTAGATCAATATAGGCCGATTAGCCTATGCAACTTTGCTTATAAGATCATTTCCAAGGTACTTGCTAATCGCCTTAAACCTTGGCTACCTAATCTGATTTCCATGGAACAGTCGGCTTTTATGAATGGACGacagattcaagacaatattcTCGTCGTTCAAGAAGTTATTCATCAGTTCAAGACCCGAAAGCGAACGAGTAAATTTCATGCGATCCTCAAGACTGATATGAAAAAGGCTTATGATAGAGTAGAATGGGATTTCCTGAATGCCTATCTTCTCAGATTGGGTTTCCATCCAAGATGGGTGCACTTGATCCTCCAATGCATCACTACCACATCTTATAGTGTCCGCTTTAATGGTGAACTACTTCCTTTTTTCCATCCAACTCGTGGCCTCAGACAAGGTGACCCTCTTTCGCCATACATCTTTATCTTATTGGCAAATGTTTTCTCTACTATGATTTCTCAAGCTGTTGATATGGGTCAATTAaaaggaattaaattaaatcgaTGGTGCCCTACATtgtcccatttattttttgcggATGATGCCATGTTTTTCCTTGATGCTAATATTATGGAATGCCAGAACTTGGCCAATATCTTAAATCAGTATTGTATGGCCACGGGACAAGCTTTGAACCGAAACAAATCAGGAATTATTTTCAGCAAGAATTGTCCTTTCGGCTTACAGGAAAATCTGGCGTCTGAATTTAGAGTTCCGGTGCTACAAAACTATGGGAAATACTTGGGAATACCGTCTGATTGGGGCCGATCTAAAAAGGAAATGTTCTCTTGGCTGTTGGGGAGAGTACAAGCAAAGttggaaggatggaaagaaaagtttatttCGAAAGGGGGCAAGGAAATTCTCATTAAATCTGTcatccaggcaattcctcacTATGCTATGTCGATTTTCAAACTTCCATTGTCTCTTTGTAAAACTATTGAGAAGAGCATTGCTCGTTTCTGGtggaaaaatgatcaaaataaaGCAGGGATACATTGGAAGCGATGGGAAATTTTAAGGAAGAGTAAGAACGAGGGCGGTCTAGGATTTCGTGATTTGGTAGAATTTAACAAAGCCATGCTCGGTAAGCAAGCATGGAGATTACTACAGCAGCCACAAGCTTTATGGAGTAAAATTTTTAAGGGTCTGTACTACCACTCTACGGATTTCCAATCGGCAAATCGAGGTTCTCGACcatcttggggatggcagagtcTTCTAGTTGGTAGGGATGCTATTATTCCTCATGTTAGATGGTCAGTGGGTGATGGAAGGCAAATTCGCATTAGGGAAGATTGCTGGTTACCAAGAGGAGTCATAGGTGGACCTGCGGCTAGAGAAGAACCCCAACTGGTGGCTGATCTTATTGATCCCATCCACAACAGCTGGAATACCTCTCTTCTCACTAGCTTCTTAGATGATCAGATTGTGGCAGAGGTTCTAACCATTCCAGTTAGACCAACTTTAGTTGATGATCAACTAGTCTGGACAGCCAACAAGGATGGCCGCCATACAGTCAAAAGCAATTACCATGCTCTGAATTCTGTGAACAGAACTCCAAACAACAGCACAGCATCAACATCATATCGACATCCTATGATACTGTGGAAAAAAATCTGGACAATGCGTACAGTCCCAAAACTACGAATATTTCTTTGGTCTGTTTGCCAAAATGCGATTGCTTCTAAGGACAACTTATACAGGAGGCATATCAGTTCAGAACCTTTCTGTCAG ATTAATATAGATATCCAGCTTAGTTCGGTCACTCGCATAGAAGTTTGGTTGACAGAAAAAGCTGAATCACCTAATAACTCACCTGCTCTGGAGCTCATCGCCAATGTCCTCTGGCAAATCTGGCGAATGAGGAACAGTTTTATATTCAGGGGCGATCGACCGAATCCCTCTTTAGCAGCAGAGAATGCACTCTCACAGACACGACTTTACGAGGTTTCCctatcatcctcttcatctcgATCTACAGGAAAGAAGCAACACAGTCAGATCTGGCATCCACCGCCACCAGGCACTTTGAAATGTAATATCGACGCTTCTTTTCAGCCAGGGAGTACACATGGATCAATGGCTTCGATCTGCAGAGATCAATATGGTCGCCTTACTGATGTTTATACAGCACAATTTCCAGCAACATCAGCCTTGATCGCGGAATTTCAGGCTCTCACGTTCGCAGTCCGCCATCTGCTGCACCAAGGGCTTCATCAAGCTCCAATTATGCTTGAATCAGATTGTAGTACAGTTGTTGCTGCTGTTACAGGAGAAGAACTGCCGCCATGGGAGGCTCGCGTTTTGCTCGCGGAAGCCACCGATTCCCTTTCCATCTTCCCAAACCTAGTTGTTCGGTTCTGCAAGCGAGAAGGAAATGCTGTGGCTGACTGGGCCGCTAAGGCCCagcttttcaatttttcggCCCAGGATTGGAACATATATCCACCTTACCTGTTGCTAGACCTTGTATATGCCGACGCTCTAGCGTCCGGTTGTAAGCTTTCCAAGTTTTAA